ATCAATGGTGGAGATGATTGTGGAGAATAATATAAGGGAATCAAAGGATTTGGAGGATTTACTTGCTTGCTATCTTTCTCTTAATTCAAGTGAATATCATGATGTTATAGTTAAAGCTTTTGAGCAAATTTGGTATGACATGGCTCAACTTAGAATGTAAAGATCTTATTATTTTCAATGCATGTTTATAAGTCTTGTAATTAATTACAACCACTCTATGGATTAAACTTCTGTTCTGATTCTTCTCTGAATATCAGTATTCTAAATTTAGTATATCtcaaatgattttaatttttgttttcaatttttaaaaacttgaaatgtGCATGGCAATATGGAATCTTGTgtcatgaaaaaaattaattatcacACTTGCATAAGAATTTTATTACGTATTGTGATAACTGTCTCAAGTTTCAGCCAAAATCTCTAGGTGAATTAAGTTTGCAATTGTTGAAGTTGTTTGAATTTTTCTAGTCTTAGTGTAAATTGAAAATTTAGATAAATCTTGAttgattagtaaaaaaaaattgtcatgttaaaaaaatagtgcaaaataaataaaaactgagAAAATCGGTCCCTTATATCGAGTTTTATATAGGTACAAAATATTAACCGCCATTTAGAAGCGACAATATAAAACTTGTAGAACACATAAGATTAATTCTTCTCTTTCAGTCGAATTTTCTTTGTATGCAAGAGCTCGAGACGGATCTTATGTCCACCAGGATGAGaaacattaaatatatcaaaCATAGACATGTTAAAAGGGTTTGCAAATTGAGCCAATTAGCAGGTTAAAGTGGTGTTGAAAGTTGTAACAACTTCAGTTAGAGTTGTAGTTGAAATGGCACCCACATTGTCAATCAAAACTTTGGACATAGTGAAGGCACTGGAAACGGTACAATGATGCTTGAAATTTTGCATTTCAGAACACATGAAAGCAACTTAGATAAAAAGTCTTTATAATATAGTTCTCATTTTCACCTAGCCTCTATCTCAATTATatgcaaaataaaacaaaatctatCTCTGTCTCTTGTTATAAGTGatttatttgtaaaaacaaaattgtgggGTAAAGGGTGTACCTAACTTTACACTTATTTAGAATTTTACAAATAGCAATTAATATTCTTAATCTAAGCCAAAAGTAATTGTATTTTTCAAACGTGGAGTTTTTGTTTACTCTATGGTTGACATTAATGACTTAATAGTTATGTTAtggaaatatttatattattaaactatggaattatttttataagtgttataataatattttggtaTTTAGCACAGATACGTTAGTGTTGTCGGTAAGTACCATGTTAAACTAACAACTTGTTAAAGATGTTAGTGAAATTTCGTTTTTACTGTCAGGGACCTAAATGACAGTAAGTATACAGAGTCAGTGACCTAACAATAAGTTGATGATATTGATTTTCGATTCAAGGACCTAACTGACAGTAAGTATACACAGTCAGGGATCTAACAGTAAATTGTGGATATTGATTTTCGattcagggaccaaagtgaccattttttactttcactttAGTCCACGTAATACTCATTGTCAGCGTgccacatcatcacttaacatatttttttaacagcagtgactaaagtgataacggaagtCTAGAGTCATAGACttgtttgtatttaattttaagtaaGGAATCTATATGACAACAAAGTGCAGAATcagagactaaagtgactatttactcttaaaaaaaGAAGCTATCAAAATAGCCAGAGTAATTAATAACCCTCAATagcttgcttaaaaaaaaacctaataacTAGGTCTTAGCAAAAAGTTATGACAATTTTTGAGATTGAAAATAGACATGGTGTACATGTTTCTTAGTCAACATTGTAATTAAGATGTTTTCCTCAATACATGATTTTGCTACAAGTATTGACACGTAAAGGTAGCTCCTAGAACTGTGGTTAATTATTGCCATATTAGGCAAAATGAATTACCATACAGATTTTTGAAGTAccacatactccctccgtttcaaaatagaagtaaatttgactttttagattcattcaattaattatgtatgtggttcatattatggatcatatacatcattaattgattgaacctaaaaagtaaaatttgcttatatttaggaacggagggagtaattaaaaATTTGGTTTTCTATGAACAAGTGTCGAGTCTACTCCTTCGAACAGAATAGAACTACAATGAACATCAAAATCTCAGTCAAAAGATGGTTGATCTGCATCTAGCTTCACTTTTCGACATCCAAATGTCATTCCACACtatcaaaacaaataaactaCAATACTGTTTTGagtataaaaattgatatttaatttgtatctTGAACTATTTTAGATGTCTTGAAAATGTATTAAAACCCTGAAAGATGACAAGTATGTGTTCATAAGAAAGGAATGGAGCTAGACATTCTAGCAATCACCATAAGATAACcaaaatcacaattcacaacacAAAACAGGCTGGTAGAAAactataaattttttcaaaggaaGGACCACAACAAAAGTGAATAAAATAGTTCATTGATCCATTGGGAGACCTCCCCATAATTGCACCGTTGATAAGTCACTTtacataacataaaaaaaatcaagtaggTCAAGTCATGTTCCTTTCAAAAATCTACTATACACACACTGCAGATTCTAGCTAGCTAGCAAGCTAGCTTCAATCCAATTAATCCACctcaatttttgtattttctagTGAGGCTGAAATTTATGAATTTGGTGTTTAACGATTATAGTAGCATACAAAATTTTGCTTGTCTATAAccttataaaatgtttttataatATGGTTTACTTTACTCTCACTAGTAAAACTTACTATAAGACATGTAAAACATCATGATTCTATTGAGATTCAATATTACTATGCTTTAGAATTAAGGGATAAGCAGTATGATTTTATTCAAATCTACATATCTATAATCATAGTCTAAAAATCAGGTCATGTATTTAACAAATGAGACAGACTTAGACCTAGTGATACCGTTCCACACCTTTTATTATAATAAGGAATCATCAAGCATAAATGGGTTCCATcattataaatatgattttaccAAATAAAATCTTAGGATTGATCAAAATGGTCAAATAAAAGGTGCAAAGTGATTTTATCCGGTAAATTTTAACTTGGATAAAaccctaaattaattttatttgggcGAACGctcacaaatgaaaaaaaattaaaagagaatagATTTAAATGAtgtgaataaatataatttcacttttaattttttacatttgtgtgtgtatatagccaaataaatttaatttggatTTATGCTGATGTAAGAATTGTTCAACAATCCTGCTTGAAATAGGACACATAAACTCTATAAACTCTATTCATGAAGCTAGCTAGGCACATGTTCATCCTGAATTCTCGTTTGAGTGTTTGGCCAGAATTagaaatcatcaaaatcaaagcaTCAATAATTGATTCCCATGGAGGAAATTCATGTCACCGTAACAATGTACACAAACCAACTATGTATAGGACCGGTGTTGACCTTGAGAAGTTTTCCACATGGTTCtaagtcttttttttctttctttctaaaacaataataatacaaaattttcattgagCGAAGAGTATCAAAATTAGGGAGAAATGGAATGCAAGCGAGTAATAAACTACGCCGCTAACtctttataattgaaattttgcaAGAGATTCTAATTAAAATTGGAACATATGTTCCAAAACTGAATAAAGCAACTAGTAAAATAAAGAGGTAATATTCATTTTGGTCTCTAAATATATAATGAGTAGcgtcagggactattttgactaacatagTGCACAATCAGAGACtctcttaaaattttaatatattaagaGACTATTGTGATTActcatgcaacaaaaatgaCTATACGCCTAAAATAAACAACCAACATCATGGATCTTAACAATTATCAACCTGCTTCAACAAGCACTATAGAATTCTGTTCTAGCACCCTTGAGTAAGACTTGGTTCATGGACAAAAAGCATTTATTTTCAATCAACACTCCATAcacatctatatttttttttttttttttttggttttagacaTGTTCCTTCCACAAGAGTTGATCATGTTCGAGTACTGTCTAACACTACATTGTGAGCACCTCTCTCGATGGAGATtcaaacattaattatttacatTGTGAGAGACAACCTTATTTAAGTCGCTTGGTTCTACTCCCTTGGTGGCAAAATTTTAAGGGATGGTTACATACATACTTGAATACTTATCAATGGTATCATAGCTGGTTGCCGGTGGTCTAGAAAGGACTAACAATGAAGGGGCTGACAGGAAAGGCCGAGTAAAACGTCGTATCGTGCGGCCGCCAAAACGTCTTATAGCTAAATTTTAAAAGAGCTCCCAAGTGCTCGCATACTTACCacaacattttcttcaaataattCATTGGAAATAtgctatgaagcactgacacgtACGTGACACTTACACATAGACATTAGTAAATAGCAATAATTTTCTCAAGTCATGTAGTTGTCGGACAATGAGACTTGTCGAACATGCCTTAAATTTGAAGTGTTTGTTTTTACATAGGAAATATGATAGCCCCATAACCGGGTTATTTTCTCAAGTCCATTTATACAAGTCTATATAGTTTTCAATGTTCAAAAAGCACTCATTTCTAAATGTTTCTACATCACTTTAATATTTTCTACCACACTCCTTTTAAGTgttcttattaattaattaaaacaaaaagtgtTCTTATTAAAGCAAATAGATACAATCTGTGACTATTTAACATCATAAGGTGACTGAAATCCAATATTCTCCACAGCACCAACTGTCTTGACTTGCCTTCTTTTGTTCAACTCATCAACCAATGATCTGTGTAACAATTGGCTCCGTGTATCGATCAGAGACCTATTCCGTGTCAGTTTTCGATTTTCCATCACCATCTTACTTTTACTTGATGAACAATTCTGTGATCCTCCTATAATTTTACAATGGTTGCAATTGTGACTCTTCATGATGGGAAGCTTATCTTTTCTGATTGAGGCTATATTGTGTTCATGGTCATCCATAGAATAATAGTTCCAGTTTGAATATGTCCCTTGTGAGGAGCATCTTGAACTGTTATCATCATGCAAATCATCTGCAACAAAAGTTTTGCATGTTACCATGGAGACTTAAAAAATAGTCAAACCAACATTTATCTCGTGTTTTAAGTTCGTCACAATTAAGGTCGCAATGTAGTTGCAAAAACTACTAAAACTGTATAATGCATTTCGAAACCATCATATAGGCCTGTCACGAAAAAGGATGGAAATGGAGAGATAAAAGACATACCATGGAGCAAATAATATCCGTGCGATATTTCCTCAGATTTACTGACAAAATCTGGTATTGATTCATGTAacgatgaagaagaagagatcGAGCGGAAATGAAGACGAGATTCATCGACATCATCATCTTGATAACTGAATGTATGGAAGGAATCTGAGTAATCATTTTTCCATCTATGTGGTAGAAGAGCAGATATCTCTCTATTGATCATATTTGCAATATCAAAAGGATCCCAATCAGAAATCTCCAATTCTTTTACCATCTCCATTGCAACATCAATGGGAGTATCAGTGAGAATATCAAATGGAAAATATACATTCCTAACAGAACCTGCAttaatatgaagaagaaaatattgttAGGTAAAATTAATTACTAAAATTCATTTAGAAAACATAAAGTATATGTATATCATAGTCAAATTCCTTTCATGTGCACTGAAAATAGAATACATACATTTCTTATCTGAAATTTGTACTTTGAGAAAGATAGTATCATCTTCAGGATTCAACTTTCCTATGactttcatttcagtcctttgaAATTCATCACTCAATTGAAGTTTTTCCAtctcattttcattcaaaaacgGCTTCTGAATTTTTAACTTCATTGCTGATGATGTATCATCTGTCGAAAGAAAAGGTTCAAGCAACAAATCTTTCGCTGACGGTCTATTTGCCGCAGGTTCTAAACATTTTCCAATGAATCTCCGCGCTTCCCCATCTTCAATGCGGAAAAATGACATTGGTAGCTTCCCCTAAAACAGAAATGTTACTTAATCAAACATCAAATTTTACTGATATCATGAGATCTAAACCAGAACGTGAATTTACCGATGTCACTTTCTTGTATATCTGTGCTGGATTAGTACATTCACTATATGGATAATCAGATGTGAGCATTTCCAATACACACATGCCAAATGAGTAAACATCAGCAAGTTCATTGTATTCTTCCTCGTACATTTCCGGTGCCATGAACTCCGGTGTTCCTAacacaaaataagaaattttttattcaaaatatataaatataatagcAGTGTAGCTTAACTGATTTTAGATCGATATTAAAAGAGTTGAATGATCGGAGTTCAAACCCTAGTGAAagagaaaatactaacataacaaCTAATATACTGATGTTTAGTTTGCAACATTGAAAGTCATTCGCTAAAATGTAAGTACCTATAACACTATGAGCTGATTGAGAACCTTGGAGAATTGCAGCTAGTCCAAGGTCACCAATTTTCACTTGTCCAAGATGACCATTGACAAATATGTTATCACATTTTAGGTCCCTATGGATTACAGGTGGATCATGGCCATGTAAATAAACTAGACCTTGTAAAATTTGGCGCGCCCAACTCTTTATTGCTTGTAAGCTTACTCGCTTATATTTCCTCCGGTACCTGGACGTGTTCGAAAATTGTCAATTATTTTCATCAAAGAGATAACAAGACAGAAAGtaatattctcaaattttagttaTCGATGATCACATTCATATAAGcataatataaatgaaatattCCGCGTTTTGATAAGGTGCATGTCATGAAATTTCatatatagaaagaaaattACTCTCTCAGTGAGCCTGATGTGAACATTTCTGTAACAAAGTTGAAGTTCTTGTTATCAATATCAATCCAAGATGTGTAGAATCGCATGATCGACCGGTGCTTGAGTGTGCTTAGGAGATGAACCTCCGAGTAAAGGCGCTGCAAATCGTCCGGCGTGTTTAGTACCTCGTTGAGTCTGACTTGGTTCCATGCTACCTCTATTCCAAGTACTTCATCAATTGCTTTGTATACTGTCTTCATTGCCCCTTTTCCAAGAACATCTCCAAACTAATCAATCACACAGAACATACAATATTTGTCACATTAATTCCATTATATGAGACGGTTTCTTTCAATCATTTTCACTTGATAgataacaaagattaaaaacacattttttctCTCAACTATCTATAATTTTAGGAGATTAAGTATCTTAATCATGGTTTTAAACAAACGGCATGCGATCAGTATCACAATATAAAGTTTTTGATGTCTCTGCAACCGTTGTTAAGACGGTCACATTAGTATCATTCGACTGCTCTCTATAATATCAAAGATCGCGACACGGTCCAATTTAAAATTATCTTAATAAACCTAATAACCATATAGCAAATTGCTTAACATATCTTGCAACACTAACCATGTacacaaaaatgaaaagaaaaaatcatgttCCTTGTAAAACAACATACTTATGTAACACAAATAACATACTaaaacttgaatgatataacatAACACATGTTACAAGAAACAGAGgaaaaaacagagagaaaacAGAGTATTTTAGAACTTACCCTACCATAGCGACCAGTTGGATCAGTTTCCACATAACGATTCTCTTCCTTGAATTCCTCCATGCTCTCTCTCTTACAAAACATGTCTAATTCTTAGCTATATACACACCAAATTAACAATAATCTTCTATATTATCGTTCGTGTCGCGATTCTTGATATTGCAAACAATTATAGTCAAATATAGTTGATGCAGCCTCAATCACGGTCGCATTAAGATGACATAAACATTAACGTGAAAAGAGACTCAAAAACACAATCAAAAGAGTTTAGAATAGTCAATATTCTTGATtcttttgcacatgttaaaaacCAACCATGTTAAGTGCTTATAATAAGTTACTTGCAAccaattgaagattttttttgtttgttttacttattttctttcttgttctATTTAGAAACGAAAGCAACACATGAAAGTGTTGCACTAGCATAGAGTTTGACATGACATGGGAATAATCCTATATAGATAGAATATAGATACTATTTGACTTGGCAATTAATGAGTTTCCTTTAATatcctttgtttttttaaggggtTTTATGGATTGTGAGGATAAAGGGTAGggatattttggtcatttagaAAGAATGAATATGGGAAAAGCAATAAAGGACGGAACCTTTGAAAGAATATGTGGACACGCTTTGGTGGGTGTAGTAGCAATAGTAATCATTTGTGTGTGGAATAGGAAAAtctagaaagaaaacaaaaaaacacaagaagaatGTGGCAAAGTAAATGGAGGaaggtgaaggaagaagaataaAACTTGGgaagaagaagttgaagaaATGAACTTGTAGCatctttttaataatgaaatggATGAATCATGAATGGCAACATGACAATTA
Above is a genomic segment from Medicago truncatula cultivar Jemalong A17 chromosome 5, MtrunA17r5.0-ANR, whole genome shotgun sequence containing:
- the LOC11435320 gene encoding probable serine/threonine-protein kinase WNK4, producing the protein MFCKRESMEEFKEENRYVETDPTGRYGRFGDVLGKGAMKTVYKAIDEVLGIEVAWNQVRLNEVLNTPDDLQRLYSEVHLLSTLKHRSIMRFYTSWIDIDNKNFNFVTEMFTSGSLREYRRKYKRVSLQAIKSWARQILQGLVYLHGHDPPVIHRDLKCDNIFVNGHLGQVKIGDLGLAAILQGSQSAHSVIGTPEFMAPEMYEEEYNELADVYSFGMCVLEMLTSDYPYSECTNPAQIYKKVTSGKLPMSFFRIEDGEARRFIGKCLEPAANRPSAKDLLLEPFLSTDDTSSAMKLKIQKPFLNENEMEKLQLSDEFQRTEMKVIGKLNPEDDTIFLKVQISDKKCSVRNVYFPFDILTDTPIDVAMEMVKELEISDWDPFDIANMINREISALLPHRWKNDYSDSFHTFSYQDDDVDESRLHFRSISSSSSLHESIPDFVSKSEEISHGYYLLHDDLHDDNSSRCSSQGTYSNWNYYSMDDHEHNIASIRKDKLPIMKSHNCNHCKIIGGSQNCSSSKSKMVMENRKLTRNRSLIDTRSQLLHRSLVDELNKRRQVKTVGAVENIGFQSPYDVK